One window of SAR324 cluster bacterium genomic DNA carries:
- a CDS encoding LTA synthase family protein, which translates to MMNQNRLRNHHKHQSVKNSHSLYFLIPGVLLWGAMVSLRHQIVVDMNLGYAQAWSFNIYIGWLYDIAIVLAVTVFSYGLQVLSRMNAVWFWVPGAIFVWLATFSNVIHFRFFKTRLEWWVVQLHWQDLLAVSDSTASLAMTPPMILSIVLCLAAILSCLLIKRIHKKQKRYPVSWKMLLLNIVLIYLIGRFPLWINVARSNMLSDHVIKSWVEEMVGDDRVLERADPEDPASLDPVWLSPAGKMLASFRDYDDADFEESGHQFKEPPVSDTQWPLWRHMDRNPVQMHDLRQQFGLSEDKPVNVIVIFVESMRAFELLHPDIGPRVYPRLRSILWNNSMLFTQAYSSSFTAGQTVRGQFSTLCSMLPNIKGPATFLAYPNLNIRCIQKLFQEAGYQTTWMNTLDRTFHNSDLFESLHGTGLFYDREYYESKGIHQKIGNWGLADEPFLLESLKALEVLKKNNRPVFANLLTISTHHPYFKMIPEGPLPPDLVHDTAGFPEYQAYLSRLKYLDGALAHFFDAFFSSTLAEDTIVVLQADHSIGVMPHEELFPLQQTEMRFRIPIAIISKNIKNPKRIQYPVHQIDVAPTLAAITGLSGFTGWLGKNMFAGEGSPWIYLMGDKLFYKTRNRGCYALTEDLDLFCFKAQGAQDFLFPPTAFDSMSHEETWRGLFPEQYQDWLLTTLKDLKRKPENLLVYDRPLPYESSLSSMAHEVVSENKSQSRFFQHVIQATKLGIVLNQLIPPDTSQK; encoded by the coding sequence ATGATGAACCAGAATCGTTTAAGAAATCACCATAAGCACCAAAGTGTGAAAAACTCCCATTCACTGTATTTTCTGATTCCCGGGGTATTACTCTGGGGGGCTATGGTGAGTTTAAGACACCAGATTGTGGTGGATATGAATCTGGGTTATGCGCAGGCGTGGAGTTTTAATATCTATATTGGCTGGCTGTATGACATTGCTATTGTGTTGGCCGTGACAGTCTTCAGTTATGGGTTGCAGGTCCTCTCAAGAATGAATGCCGTATGGTTCTGGGTTCCGGGAGCTATATTTGTCTGGCTTGCGACATTTTCGAATGTCATTCATTTCCGCTTTTTTAAAACCAGGCTGGAATGGTGGGTCGTGCAACTCCACTGGCAAGATCTGCTAGCGGTCAGTGATTCTACAGCGTCACTGGCCATGACACCGCCAATGATACTCAGTATTGTATTATGTCTGGCGGCCATCCTGAGTTGTCTGCTCATCAAACGGATTCACAAAAAGCAAAAGCGGTATCCGGTCTCCTGGAAAATGTTGCTGTTGAATATTGTCCTAATCTATCTGATTGGACGATTTCCCCTATGGATCAATGTTGCCCGAAGCAATATGCTGAGTGATCATGTGATCAAATCATGGGTTGAAGAAATGGTTGGAGATGATCGGGTGCTGGAACGTGCCGACCCTGAAGATCCAGCCAGCCTGGACCCTGTCTGGCTCTCACCCGCGGGGAAAATGCTGGCGTCTTTCCGGGATTATGATGATGCCGATTTTGAGGAATCAGGACACCAGTTCAAGGAACCCCCGGTTTCAGACACCCAATGGCCACTCTGGCGTCACATGGACCGAAATCCAGTTCAAATGCATGATTTGAGACAGCAATTTGGACTTTCTGAAGATAAACCAGTCAATGTGATTGTCATTTTTGTGGAAAGCATGCGGGCCTTCGAATTGTTGCATCCTGACATTGGACCACGCGTTTATCCCCGCTTGAGATCAATTTTATGGAATAACAGCATGTTGTTCACGCAGGCCTACAGTTCAAGTTTTACCGCAGGGCAAACTGTCAGAGGGCAATTCAGCACCTTGTGTTCCATGCTTCCCAACATCAAAGGTCCTGCCACTTTTCTGGCGTATCCCAATCTGAACATTCGTTGCATCCAGAAGTTATTTCAGGAAGCCGGTTATCAAACGACCTGGATGAATACCCTGGACCGCACATTTCATAACTCAGATTTGTTTGAATCCCTGCATGGTACAGGACTGTTTTATGACAGGGAATATTATGAGAGCAAAGGCATCCATCAAAAAATCGGCAATTGGGGACTGGCAGATGAGCCCTTTTTACTGGAGTCCTTGAAAGCCCTGGAAGTATTGAAAAAGAACAACCGTCCTGTGTTTGCCAATCTGCTAACCATCAGCACCCATCATCCTTATTTCAAGATGATTCCGGAAGGCCCTCTACCTCCTGATCTGGTTCATGACACAGCCGGATTTCCTGAATATCAGGCATATTTATCTCGACTGAAATATCTGGATGGCGCATTGGCTCATTTTTTTGACGCGTTTTTTTCCAGTACGCTGGCAGAGGACACGATTGTTGTCTTGCAGGCTGATCACAGCATAGGCGTGATGCCCCATGAAGAATTGTTTCCATTGCAACAGACCGAAATGCGTTTCAGGATTCCCATTGCGATTATTTCAAAAAATATAAAAAATCCAAAACGGATTCAGTATCCTGTCCACCAGATTGATGTGGCTCCAACCCTTGCCGCGATCACAGGTCTTTCCGGTTTCACAGGATGGCTGGGAAAAAATATGTTTGCGGGGGAGGGGTCTCCATGGATTTATCTGATGGGTGACAAGTTATTCTACAAAACCCGGAATCGGGGTTGTTATGCGTTGACAGAGGATCTGGACCTGTTTTGTTTCAAGGCTCAAGGGGCACAGGACTTCTTATTTCCGCCTACCGCGTTTGATTCCATGTCTCATGAAGAAACATGGCGAGGCCTGTTTCCGGAGCAGTATCAGGATTGGTTGCTCACGACGCTGAAGGATCTGAAAAGGAAACCGGAAAATCTTCTCGTCTATGATCGGCCTTTGCCTTATGAAAGTTCGCTTTCCAGTATGGCTCATGAGGTTGTCAGCGAGAATAAATCACAGAGCCGTTTTTTCCAGCATGTGATACAGGCAACGAAGCTTGGAATCGTGTTGAATCAACTGATTCCACCCGATACTTCGCAAAAATAG
- a CDS encoding cyclic nucleotide-binding domain-containing protein produces MSHIKKVSVTSGVFWVGIQEADVYILCGCPADVVKHLRKMGLIRSVEVNNVTCEIGPNAILLSDVAVQNGRFANLAEFPVLQMLYRQGTIIPGHPNNTGIKPIIMGNRPQVEAQLKYIYRGNYGLISEEELMAAGMTGEQAHEMMQMKLKFSFGKIRQTEELINTCIVDDQPVEIRNEVFIRKTGFNKYEISYKNETMPVDMNLKPNQVYESPFSLGFHQLRPEFFAIVHSGEGDGWDINRPCMASVIMFQGKIYLLDAGPNIDYSLRALGIDISEVEGIFHTHAHDDHFAGLPTLMRSDHRLKYYATSLVRHSVSKKLAALMNMEESRFDDYFDVHDLDFNQWNDINGLDVMPIFSPHPVETNIFIFRAFWEDGYKTYAHFADIASMKVLREMISVDGKQPGISKEMYERVKADYMTPVHLKKIDIGGALIHGDAEDFKDDTTEKIILSHTSMMLTQRQKEIGSEAPFGMIDIMIPAHQDYLRQYAMNYLRTYFPNVNKSELHILTNCVVVSFNAGSILLKKDKTTDHVYLVLTGSVEFIDGSFEIQHSLSTGSMIGELSALKKIPVTETYRATSYIHVLQIPASLYAMFVQRNALSDSIEYMSRSRSFLQKTWLFGTNVSHPVQNRIIRGMEPFTYHEGSPIPVSDSFGLFLVEEGSLQVYSENHVIEMLGPGDFCGEDTVILQIPSCFQAKATRTSKIFFIPENVLYQIPIIHWKLLETFEKRMGILVDHLLDKDYSLTTF; encoded by the coding sequence ATGTCCCACATTAAAAAAGTTTCAGTCACTTCAGGTGTATTCTGGGTAGGGATTCAGGAAGCCGATGTGTATATTTTATGCGGATGTCCGGCAGACGTTGTCAAACATCTGCGTAAAATGGGGCTGATCCGGTCAGTCGAAGTGAATAATGTGACTTGTGAAATCGGGCCCAATGCCATTCTGCTTTCTGATGTCGCGGTGCAAAATGGCCGGTTTGCCAATCTGGCTGAATTTCCTGTGCTTCAAATGCTCTATCGTCAGGGAACGATCATTCCCGGACACCCTAACAATACAGGCATCAAACCCATCATCATGGGCAACAGGCCTCAGGTGGAAGCACAATTGAAGTACATCTACCGTGGAAATTACGGACTCATTTCAGAGGAAGAGTTGATGGCAGCCGGTATGACCGGCGAACAAGCCCATGAAATGATGCAGATGAAGCTCAAGTTTTCTTTTGGTAAAATTCGCCAGACAGAAGAATTGATCAATACGTGTATTGTCGATGATCAGCCTGTTGAAATACGCAATGAAGTATTTATCCGTAAAACGGGATTCAATAAATACGAAATTTCCTATAAAAATGAAACTATGCCTGTGGACATGAATCTGAAACCGAATCAGGTTTATGAATCGCCATTTTCTCTGGGTTTTCATCAGTTGCGTCCTGAATTTTTTGCGATTGTGCATTCCGGTGAAGGCGATGGTTGGGATATCAATCGTCCATGCATGGCCAGTGTGATCATGTTTCAGGGAAAAATATATCTTTTGGATGCAGGACCTAATATTGATTACAGTCTGAGAGCCCTGGGAATTGATATCAGTGAAGTGGAGGGAATTTTTCATACGCATGCGCATGATGACCATTTTGCGGGTTTGCCAACACTGATGCGATCCGATCACCGGTTGAAATATTATGCAACTTCTCTGGTGCGTCATTCCGTTTCGAAAAAACTGGCGGCATTGATGAACATGGAAGAGTCCAGATTTGATGATTACTTTGATGTTCATGATCTGGACTTCAATCAGTGGAATGATATCAATGGGCTGGATGTGATGCCTATTTTTTCACCGCATCCGGTTGAAACAAATATTTTTATTTTCAGGGCATTTTGGGAAGATGGCTATAAAACTTATGCCCACTTTGCGGATATCGCATCCATGAAAGTCCTGCGGGAAATGATTTCGGTGGATGGCAAACAGCCTGGAATTTCCAAAGAAATGTATGAGCGCGTTAAAGCAGACTACATGACACCTGTTCATCTGAAAAAGATTGATATTGGTGGTGCTCTGATCCATGGCGACGCAGAAGATTTTAAAGACGATACCACAGAAAAAATTATTCTATCCCATACCTCCATGATGCTGACGCAACGTCAGAAAGAAATTGGCTCAGAGGCGCCGTTTGGCATGATTGATATCATGATACCGGCCCATCAGGATTATCTCAGACAATATGCGATGAATTATCTGAGAACTTATTTTCCTAATGTGAATAAGTCGGAATTGCATATCCTGACCAATTGTGTGGTTGTGTCCTTCAATGCGGGTAGCATTCTGCTGAAAAAAGATAAAACCACAGATCATGTCTATCTGGTACTTACAGGATCTGTAGAATTTATTGACGGGAGCTTTGAAATTCAGCATTCCCTGTCAACGGGAAGTATGATTGGTGAGTTGTCCGCGCTTAAGAAAATTCCAGTTACAGAAACATATCGGGCTACCAGTTATATTCACGTGCTTCAGATTCCAGCGAGTTTGTATGCCATGTTTGTCCAAAGAAACGCGTTATCGGATTCGATTGAATATATGAGTCGTTCACGTTCTTTTCTTCAGAAAACATGGCTGTTTGGAACCAATGTCTCTCATCCTGTACAGAATAGAATTATCCGGGGAATGGAGCCTTTCACTTACCATGAAGGCAGTCCCATTCCGGTGTCGGATAGCTTTGGGCTCTTTCTTGTGGAAGAAGGCTCCTTGCAGGTATATTCTGAAAATCATGTGATTGAGATGCTGGGCCCTGGTGATTTTTGTGGAGAAGACACGGTCATTCTGCAAATCCCGAGTTGTTTTCAGGCAAAAGCCACTCGAACTTCCAAGATTTTTTTCATTCCTGAAAATGTTCTTTATCAAATTCCGATTATTCACTGGAAATTGCTGGAAACATTTGAGAAACGTATGGGAATTCTGGTCGATCATTTATTAGATAAAGATTATTCTTTAACAACCTTTTAG
- a CDS encoding STAS domain-containing protein, with the protein MRVDQSEKHGAKIFSIRGILAQTDSKIAKDMISPFVDDLEVKTIIINFEDVPFMDSSGLGVLVSFYNIMKENQRTFILCGLGGNLMEIMKTTCLDSIFTIYETEADALKAIQTDQT; encoded by the coding sequence ATGCGTGTTGACCAAAGCGAAAAACATGGTGCCAAAATATTCAGTATCCGCGGAATATTGGCTCAAACGGACTCAAAGATTGCAAAAGACATGATCAGTCCTTTTGTCGATGATCTGGAGGTTAAAACAATTATTATCAATTTTGAGGATGTCCCCTTCATGGATTCCTCCGGGCTTGGGGTGTTGGTTTCCTTTTACAATATCATGAAGGAAAACCAACGGACTTTTATTTTATGCGGATTAGGTGGCAACTTGATGGAAATCATGAAAACCACCTGTCTGGACAGCATCTTCACTATTTACGAAACAGAAGCTGACGCCTTGAAGGCAATCCAAACTGACCAGACCTGA
- a CDS encoding site-specific integrase yields MELITQPELSVAKKTELPTTPQEALELVFKEYAPNTRRAYSRVFKDFQVWACIEKVEDLAKLNSMKMLEYKTFLKSQGKAASSINQTMSGLKKICKFLSEFGYISANPFKSSIIRNEKTSGISNKGALRVAQLSAMMEANQSEVYDERVSEIVRVRNGLILKFLYLTAARRSEAANLQWVNIRQDGPYFVAILEETKSRVPQPLKLRQELYNELQDWKQLLEEHHIESPWIFPSFSFRTFGKKMTGKGINDVIQRLGKIVGLDISAHYLRHTAITLALELGEPLQKVQSYARHVSANTTIRYYHDQDLLKKNPTDRLPMI; encoded by the coding sequence ATGGAACTCATCACTCAACCTGAACTGTCGGTTGCAAAAAAAACAGAATTACCTACAACCCCCCAAGAGGCACTGGAATTGGTGTTCAAGGAATATGCTCCCAATACACGGAGGGCATACTCCCGGGTTTTCAAGGATTTCCAGGTTTGGGCCTGCATCGAGAAGGTCGAAGATCTTGCCAAATTGAACAGCATGAAAATGCTGGAATATAAAACATTTCTCAAAAGTCAGGGGAAAGCTGCATCCAGTATCAATCAGACGATGAGTGGTCTGAAAAAAATCTGTAAATTTTTGTCTGAATTTGGCTATATCTCGGCCAATCCCTTTAAGTCATCCATCATCCGTAATGAAAAAACTTCAGGCATCAGCAACAAAGGTGCTCTGAGAGTGGCGCAACTCAGTGCCATGATGGAAGCAAATCAGTCAGAGGTCTATGATGAGCGTGTTTCCGAAATTGTGCGGGTCCGAAATGGACTGATTCTCAAGTTTTTATATCTGACCGCCGCAAGGCGCAGTGAAGCCGCCAATCTCCAATGGGTGAATATCCGTCAGGATGGCCCATACTTTGTAGCGATTCTGGAAGAGACCAAAAGCAGGGTACCCCAACCTTTGAAATTGAGACAGGAATTATACAACGAACTCCAGGACTGGAAACAACTGCTGGAAGAGCATCATATCGAAAGTCCGTGGATTTTTCCGTCGTTCAGTTTTAGAACCTTCGGGAAGAAAATGACAGGGAAGGGGATCAACGATGTCATCCAGCGTCTGGGGAAAATCGTTGGTCTGGATATTTCCGCTCATTATTTGAGACACACTGCGATCACGCTGGCGCTGGAACTGGGAGAACCCTTACAAAAAGTACAAAGCTATGCCCGGCATGTTTCAGCTAATACAACGATACGCTATTACCACGATCAGGATTTACTAAAAAAGAACCCTACCGATCGCTTGCCCATGATCTAA